A window of the Nitrosococcus wardiae genome harbors these coding sequences:
- the rsxA gene encoding electron transport complex subunit RsxA yields the protein MTEYALILVSTVLVNNFVLVKFLGLCPFMGVSRKLETAIGMGLATTFVLTLSSVCSYLLNQYLLAPLGIEYLRTIAFILAIAFVVQFTEMVVHKTSPLLYQVLGIFLPLITTNCAVLGVALLNIQHQQGFLPSALYGFGAALGFSLVLVLFAALRERIAAAEVPRPFQGPAIGLITAGLMSMAFMGFSGLVKG from the coding sequence ATGACCGAGTATGCTTTGATTCTAGTCAGCACAGTGCTGGTCAATAATTTTGTGCTGGTGAAGTTTTTAGGTCTCTGCCCCTTTATGGGCGTCTCCCGGAAACTGGAGACCGCGATAGGAATGGGGCTAGCCACGACTTTTGTGCTCACCCTCTCTTCCGTATGTAGCTATTTGCTCAATCAATACCTATTGGCACCCTTGGGGATTGAGTATCTGCGTACCATCGCCTTTATCCTCGCCATCGCCTTTGTCGTGCAATTTACGGAAATGGTGGTCCATAAAACCAGCCCGCTCTTATATCAGGTATTAGGGATTTTTCTACCCCTGATTACCACCAACTGCGCAGTGCTGGGAGTGGCTTTGCTGAATATACAGCATCAACAGGGATTCTTGCCCTCAGCCCTCTATGGCTTTGGGGCCGCCCTGGGTTTTTCCCTGGTATTGGTCTTATTTGCGGCCCTGCGGGAGCGAATTGCGGCAGCAGAAGTGCCCCGTCCCTTTCAGGGACCGGCCATTGGACTAATTACCGCTGGGCTGATGTCCATGGCCTTTATGGGCTTTTCCGGACTGGTCAAAGGATAA